From Vanrija pseudolonga chromosome 1, complete sequence, a single genomic window includes:
- the ATG3 gene encoding Autophagy-related protein 3, with amino-acid sequence MNTSLLAIQACHTQGTSSQYWAVRDYLSPVLRESKFKEHGRITPEEFVAAGDFLTFKFPVWQWEKGDANRARDFLPADKQYLICRNVPCLRRATALNYTDDDEDAEKLLNFLDEAEVADPDDEWVATHIGRDSKPSAITDIPDLDESPTLNAATANLHIGDDDEIPDMDDIPDMDEAAGLEEEEDTAAARPDASSSSNLLQVRTYDCYISYDKHYQTPRFWLFGYDEHKTPLTTQQVFQDVPSDHAFKTMTMEAFPHSGTQLASVHPCKHASVMKKFIDRMEASQAEALEAGQSQSPQSSGKRRWLGGVVRKVTGGDKPAADKAKAAADADGEEPSGVQVDFYLVIFLKFIASIVPTIEVDSTTSF; translated from the exons ATGAACACCTCACTGCTGGCTATCCAGGCATGTCACACCCAGGGGACCTCT AGCCAGTACTGGGCAGTCCGTGACTACCTCTCGCCG GTGCTGCGCGAGAGCAAGTTTAAGGAGCACGGCCGTATCACTCCAG AGGAGTTTGTCGCCGCGGGAGATTTCCTTACGTTCAAGTTCCCCGTCTGGCAATG GGAGAAGGGAGATGCCAACCGCGCCCGTGACTTCCTCCCAGCGGACAAGCAGTATCTCATCTGCCGCAACG TGCCATGCCTGCGACGCGCAACCGCGCTGAACtacacggacgacgacgaggatgctGAGAAGCTGCTCAACTttctcgacgag GCCGAGGttgccgaccccgacgacgagtgggttGCAACGCACATtggtcgag ACTCGAAGCCTTCTGCAATCACCGACATTCCGGATCTCGACGAGTCGCCAACGCTGAACGCTGCCACTGCCAACCTCCACAttggcgatgacgacgagattCCCGACATGGACGACATTCCTGATATGGACGAGGCCGCTGGtcttgaggaggaggaggacaccgctgctgctcggccggA TGCTAGCTCGTCGTCTAACCTCCTGCAAGTGCGCACGTACGACTGCTACATTTCATATGACAAGCACTACCAGACCCCCCGCTTCTGGCTCTTCGGATACGACGAGCACAAGACGCCTCTCACGACCCAGCAGGTGTTCCAGGACGTACCTTCGGACCACGCGTTCAAGACGATGACGATGGAAGCGTTCCCTCACTCTGGCACTCAGCTGGCCTCGGTCCACCCGTGCAAGCACGCAAGCGTGATGAAGAAGTTTATCGACCGCATGGAGGCGagccaggccgaggccctcgaggctGGGCAGAGCCAGTCGCCTCAAAGCAGCGGCAAGCGCCGTTGGCTTGGTGGTGTCGTCCGCAAGGTCACTGGTGGTGACAAGCCTGCtgccgacaaggccaaggcggcagcggatgcagacggcgaggagccgAGCGGTGTGCAGGTCGACTTTTACCTTGTCATT TTCCTCAAGTTCATTGCCAGTATTGTGCCGACAATCGAGGTCGACAGCACCACGTCGTTCTAA
- the PRX1 gene encoding Peroxiredoxin PRX1, mitochondrial: protein MGLRLGDIAPDFEADTSKGPIKFHEYIKDSWAILFSHPDDYTPVCTTELSAVALSSADFASRGVKLLGLSANDVESHHGWIKDIDALTQGADPLDFPIIGDKDRKIATLYDMLDHQDATNVDAKGLPFTVRSVFIIDPKQTIRLTLTYPASTGRNFPEILRVIDSLQLGDKHKITTPANWQKGDKVIVHPSVQGEKVKELFGDDVDVVYPYLRFTSDPSTKKA, encoded by the exons ATGGGTCTTCGTCTTGGTGACATTGCTCCTGACTTTGAG GCCGACACCTCCAAGGGCCCCATCAAGTTCCACGAGTACATTAAGGACTCGTGGGCTATCCTGTTCTCTCACCCGGACGACTATA CCCCCGTCTGCACCACCGAgctctcggccgtcgccctcTCGTCTGCCGACTTTgcgtcgcgcggcgtcaagctcctcggcctctcgGCCAACGACGTCGAGTCGCACCACGGCTGGATCAAGGACATTGACGCCCTCACCCAGGGTGCCGACCCCCTCGACTTCCCCATCATCGGCGACAAGGACCGCAAGATTGCGACCCTGTACGACATGCTCGACCACCAGGACGCTACCAACGTCGACGCTAAGGG CCTCCCCTTCACCGTCCGCTCCGTCTTCATCA TCGACCCCAAGCAGACCATCCGCCTTACCCTCACCTACCCTGCTTCGACTGGCCGCAACTTCCCCGAGATCCTCCGTGTCATTGActcgctccagctcggcgacaagcACAAG ATCACGACCCCCGCCAACTGGCAGAAGGGTGACAAGGTCATCGTCCACCCCTCGGTCCAGGGCGAGAAGGTCAAGGAGCtcttcggcgacgacgtcgacgttgTCTACCCCTACCTCCGCTTCACCAGCGACCCTTCGACCAAGAAGGCTTAA
- the ubp3 gene encoding putative ubiquitin carboxyl-terminal hydrolase 3, with protein sequence MAAPEASTGSRPTAASPLPAPAVPQQPPTDGAMPVPTYPSLAYNPVAGPSQHHPGMMPQQQWYPQPVFPPQYPGPHGGGPRQPNGGGFQPGQFHSGFPNYIPPQFFYGGLPVPGPGPGSMQNSMQNGYYPHNNYDNRQYGGYDGSEDPKFAHPGGDEGVFHPNGHGVHHSGFAPPQPYYPPGHPYAYGGGVGYPQFSGAGAQFNRMGGGGGGYRPDGYVVPEQHQAPPAPAPPPPTSSKALNPAAAGFNYVPPIRKVSVPNGSSANGHDTQTPVPPAAATAPETTKPPTVEQPPAAATSSLGLSLEPPAPAAEAAPEPAKPETKLAEDKPIVASEPEVSAPKATPVIAESTPSAPSLTFTGDTVVGYTSPPPTQAAPTPRRPQPSDPIQLRPSRPAHDSAVGNSYAQGLTSSIPATVAREHFAGVSQKRSTRGRPSPKGKAVFILGAAGGRPLPTLSLVFGIISEPAMPPTPTAAAKKAAQAAAPAVTPAVAPRPKPAKPSSWAALLRTKEAKPTGTPDSLSVAPSSTVPSPSKSTASLPSAQDGPGTPKSATGASLPPSAGPAPAQPRPAFNYAAAAAIGTALTPAEDLARLLTEGLRIRPANAVGPVVPRGLINTGNMCYANTILQVLVYCPPFTELFEELGKRLKADLARRTPLLEAMIIFLREFAPGPSNSGASTPKGKGRDTKNAFVPENVYDAMKENKRFDTMRRGFQEDAEEYLGFFLDTLHEEMLGLYSRTQPARSVSKQATVNGDERTIDRPVSPGANDNGGDDWLEVGKKQKTHVVRTAETKESAVSKVFGGTVRSVLHTPGSKDSVSLEPYQPLQLDIQAKEVLTLVDALRHLNEPEVIQDVWSSARGAKVDATKQLFLETFPRVLILHLKRFVYDSQEQDVVKRSKPISYPSELVIPQEIISPSKRTAQHVKYRLFGVVYHHGHSATGGHYTVAVARPDGTGWLHFDDELVQPVPIEDVVVSEEEARNGKGGLIGGRERCAYLLFYQRVR encoded by the exons ATGGCCGCACCAGAAGCAAGTACTGGGAGcaggccaacggcggcaTCACCATTGCCAGCTCCAGCCGTTCCTCAGCAACCTCCGACCGACGGCGCCATGCCCGTCCCCACCTACCCTTCCCTCGCCTACAACCCAGTTGCTGGCCCCTCACAACACCACCCGGGCATGATGCCTCAACAACAATGGTACCCCCAGCCCGTCTTCCCTCCCCAGTATCCTGGACCACACGGTGGTGGGCCAAGACAACCCAACGGCGGTGGCTTCCAGCCAGGCCAGTTCCACAGCGGCTTCCCGAACTACATTCCCCCTCAGTTCTTCTACGGAGGGCTGCCAGTGCCAGGACCAGGGCCCGGCAGCATGCAGAACAGCATGCAGAACGGCTACTACCCCCACAACAACTACGACAACCGCCAATATGGTGGCTATGACGGGAGCGAGGACCCCAAGTTCGCTCATCCAGGTGGTGACGAGGGCGTCTTCCACCCCAACGGCCATGGCGTTCACCACTCTGGCTTCGCCCCTCCCCAGCCCTACTACCCTCCAGGGCACCCTTACGCTTATGGAGGCGGAGTGGGATATCCGCAGTTCTCTGGAGCTGGGGCTCAGTTCAACCGTATgggcggaggtggtggtggataCAGACCGGATGGCTATGTCGTGCCAGAACAGCATCAAGCTCCACCAGCTCCAGcccctccaccacccacttCGAGCAAGGCTTTGAACCCAGCCGCTGCGGGCTTCAACTATGTCCCTCCCATCCGTAAGGTGTCTGTGCCCAACGGTAGCAGTGCAAACGGACACGATACACAAACGCCTGTACCGCCGGCTGCTGCAACTGCTCCCGAAACGACCAAGCCACCAACAGTGGAACAGCCTCCTGCTGCAGCCACTAGTTCCCTTGGCTTGTCATTAGAACCCCCGGCCCCAGCTGCTGAGGCGGCCCCGGAACCAGCAAAGCCAGAGACGAAGCTGGCAGAAGACAAGCCGATCGTCGCATCTGAGCCAGAGGTTTCGGCTCCGAAGGCGACGCCGGTCATCGCCGAGTCAACGCCCTCCGCACCGTCCCTCACGTTTACTGGCGACACTGTTGTTGGTTACACTTCTCCTCCACCAACGCAGGCCGCTCCTACACCCCGTCGTCCCCAGCCTTCCGACCCTATCCAGCTTCGCCCATCCCGTCCAGCACACGACAGTGCAGTCGGCAACTCGTATGCCCAGGGCCTGACCTCGTCCATTCCTGCAACCGTTGCGAGGGAGCACTTTGCCGGTGTTTCCCAGAAGCGCTCTACCCGCGGACGGCCGTCGCCAAAGGGCAAGGCAGTGTTCATTCTCGGTGCTGCCGGTGGCCGACCGCTCCCTACTCTGTCGCTCGTCTTTGGAATCATTTCTGAACCAGCGATGCCGCCTACTCCGACCGCGGCTGCCAAGAAGGCGGctcaggcggcggcgccagccgtcACCCCCGCCGTTGCTCCTCGTCCAAAGCCTGCGAAGCCGAGTTCGTGGGCTGCACTGCTTCGCACCAAGGAAGCAAAGCCGACAGGCACACCGGACAGCCTGTCTGTTgcgccctcctccaccgTGCCGTCGCCATCCAAGTCAACAGCGTCGCTGCCATCGGCGCAGGACGGCCCTGGTACTCCAAAGTCAGCGACGGGGGCATCTCTTCCTCCCTCCGCCGGACCAGCACCTGCTCAGCCTCGTCCCGCATTCAACtatgcggcggcggccgcgatcGGCACAGCGCTGACGCCTGCCGAGGATCTGGCGCGCCTCCTGACTGAGGGTCTCCGCATTCGCCCGGCGAATGCTGTGGGACCTGTTGTGCCCCGCGGTCTCATCAACACTGGCAACATGTGCTATGCCAACACT ATCCTCCAGGTTCTTGTCTACTGCCCTCCCTTTACCGAGCTCTTTGAGGAGCTTGGCAAGCGTCTCAAGGCAGACCTTGCCCGCAGGACACCGCTTCTCGAGGCCATGATCATCTTCCTCCGCGAGTTTGCCCCTGGCCCATCAAACAGTGGAGCGTCCAcgcccaagggcaagggccgtGACACCAAGAACGCGTTTGTGCCGGAGAACGTGTATGATGCCATGAAGGAGAACAAGCGTTTCGACACGATGCGG AGAGGCTTCCAGGAGGACGCAGAGGAGTACCTCGGATTCttcctcgacacgctccaCGAGGAGATGCTTGGTCTCTACTCCCGCACTCAGCCCGCACGCTCCGTGTCCAAGCAGGCTACTGTCAACGGTGACGAGCGCACCATTGACCGCCCTGTCTCGCCAGGCGCAAACGACaatggcggcgacgactggctAGAAGTCGGCAAGAAGCAGAAGACGCATGTGGTTCGAACTGCTGAGACCAAGGAGTCTGCAGTTTCAAAGGTCTTTGGCGGCACAGTTCGTTCCGTGCTCCACACCCCTGGTTCAAAGGACAGCGTCTCGCTTGAGCCATATCAGCCCCTGCAGCTCGATATTCAGGCCAAGGAGGTGCTCACTCTGGTTGATGCCCTCCGCCACTTGAACGAGCCCGAGGTGATTCAGGACGTTTGGTCTTCCGCACGAggcgccaaggtcgacgccaCCAAGCAGTTGTTCCTCGAGACATTCCCTCGCGTCCTCATTCTTCACCTCAAGAGGTTTGTCTACGACTCTCAGGAGCAAGATGTTGTCAAGCGCTCCAAGCCAATCTCGTATCCCAGCGAGCTCGTCATCCCACAAG AAATCATCTCTCCATCCAAACGGACCGCACAGCACGTGAAGTACCGCCTGTTTGGTGTCGTCTATCACCACGGTCACTCGGCCACTGGCGGCCACTAcactgtcgccgtcgctcgcccaGACGGAACCGGATGGCTCCACTTCGATGATGAGCTGGTGCAGCCCGTTCCCATCGAAGACGTTGTCGTcagcgaggaagaggcaCGCAACGGCAAGGGTGGCTTGATTGGTGGCCGCGAACGTTGTGCCTACCTCCTCTTCTACCAGCGTGTCCGATAG
- the Fbl gene encoding rRNA 2'-O-methyltransferase fibrillarin: MAFGDRGGGGGRGGGRGGGRGGFGGGGRGGGRGGASFGGGGRGGGRGGGAGGRGAPGGRGRGAPRGRGGAGGGRGGAKGGLGKKGPGAVTIEPHRHDGVYIAKGKEHLLVTRNLTPGESVYGEKRISVAQTNEAGEEEKIEYRVWNPFRSKLAAGILGGLDNIHIKPGAKVLYLGAASGSSVSHVADVVGPEGVVYAVEFSHRPGRDLIGMAKKRTNVIPIVDDARHPQKYRMLLQMVDVIFADVAQPDQARIIALNAHHFLKQGGAIVISIKANCIDSTAPAAQVFASEVNNMRKEGIKPKEQLTLEPYERDHAIVVGIYDRHSAAN; this comes from the exons ATGGCTTTCGGTGAccgtggcggtggcggcggacgcggcggtggacgcggcggcggtcgcggtggattcggcggcggcggtcgcggcggtggccgtggtggtgcctcgttcggcggcggtggacgcggcggcggccgtggcggtggtgctggtggccgtggtgctCCCGGTGGCCGTG GTCGTGGAGCTCCTcgcggtcgtggtggtgccggtggtggacGTGGTGGCGCCAAGGGTGGCCTCGGCAAGAAGGGTCCCGGCGCTGTTACCATCGAGCCCCACCGTCACGATGGTGTCTACAtcgccaagggcaaggagcacctcctcgtcacccGCAACCTTACCCCCGGCGAGTCGGTCTACGGCGAGAAGCGCATCAGCGTCGCCCAGACCAAcgaggctggcgaggaggagaagatcGAGTACCGTGTCTGGAACCCCTTCCGTTCCAAGCTCGCTGCTGGTATCCTTGGTGGTCTTGACAACATCCAC ATCAAGCCCGGAGCCAAGGTCCTCTACCTCGGTGCCGCCTCTGGTTCGTCAGTGTCGCACGTTGCCGATGTCGTTGGCCCCGAGGGTGTCGTCTACGCCGTCGAGTTTTCTCACCGTCCTGGTCGTGACCTGATCGGCATGGCCAAGAAGCGCACCAACGTTATCcccattgtcgacgacgctcgTCACCCCCAGAAGTACCGCATGCTCCTGCAGATGGTCGATGTCATCTTCGCCGACGTTGCCCAGCCTGATCAGGCTCGTATCATTGCCCTCAACGCGCACCACTTCCTCAAGCAGGGCGGTGCCATTGTCATCTCGATCAAGGCCAACTGTATCGACTCGActgcccccgctgcccaGGTCTTCGCTTCCGAAGTCAACAACATGCGCAAGGAGGGCATCAAGCCCAAGGAGCAGCTCACCCTTGAGCCTTACGAGCGTGACCACGCCATCGTTGTCGGCATCTACGACCGCCACTCGGCCGCCAACTAA
- the estB_1 gene encoding Extracellular esterase EstB, which translates to MKPWPLLAASWAVLAPPSPTSVGVAQVTATGNASWPAPTGFADLLGPQVVVDAAQPAPAPADSAVTPPLPPLIIEVAPDDPNAPPDADPATTPPGTSPASPLDIAMDPLVTVTSGLNDWTCKATPGRDPVILLHGLGVPGAISFITKGPLIASQGYCVFTPTYGWHVFPCWGSMRKSSKEIDGIVDRVRASTGASKVHLIGHSSGTTVGAYYLKFDGGAAKVNAFVAFGSKFRGTTLLGLSRVVRALPGVGGLLFKVCPSCEEILPGSPFLSDLAAGGLTVPGPAYTSIVSRLDTVVLPYTSGVIAEPGATDVVIQDHCPNDRVRHILQAVDPNVTNLILWALAGRVGPMPACLPFRIPGRSIVNTTTGNDPLRRIVIIVAGDRASETLD; encoded by the coding sequence atgAAGCCGTGgcccctcctcgcggcgagctgggccgtactggcgccgccatcgcccaCGTCGGTGGGCGTCGCGCAGGTCACTGCGACAGGCAATGCCTcgtggccggcgccgacgggcttTGCGGATCTCCTTGGCCCAcaggtggtcgtcgacgccgcgcagccagCCCCGGCCCCGGCAGACAGCGCCGTCACCCCgcccctcccgccgctcATCATCGAAGTCGCGCCCGACGACCCCAACGccccgcccgacgccgaccccgccaccaccccacccggcacctcccccgcctccccgcTCGACATCGCAATGGACCCCCTCGTGACCGTCACCTCGGGCCTCAACGACTGGACCTGCAAGGCGACGCCCGGGCGCGACCCCGTCATCCTGCTgcacgggctcggcgtgcccggcgcAATAAGCTTCATCACCAAGGGGCCGTTGATCGCGTCGCAGGGATACTGCGTCTTCACGCCCACGTACGGGTGGCATGTGTTTCCCTGCTGGGGCTCGATGCGTAAAAGCAGCAAGGAGATCGACGGTATCGTCgaccgcgtgcgcgcgagcaccgGCGCGTCAAAGGTGCACTTGATTGGCCACAGCTCCGGCACGACAGTCGGCGCGTATTACCTCAAGtttgacggcggcgccgccaaggtcaACGCGTTCGTCGCTTTCGGGTCGAAATTCCGCGGCACGACGCTGCTCGGGCTCagccgcgtcgtgcgcgcgttgcctggcgtcggcgggctgcTGTTCAAGGTCTGCCCGTCGTGCGAGGAGATCTTGCCCGGCTCGCCGTTCCTGTCGGacctcgcggccggcgggctGACTGTCCCCGGGCCGGCGTACACGAGTATCGTGAGCCGCCTCGATACGGTCGTCCTGCCATACACTAGTGGCGTGATCGCCGAGCCGGGCGCCACGGACGTGGTCATACAGGACCACTGCCCCAACGACCGGGTGCGGCATATCCTCCAGGCTGTCGACCCAAACGTCACCAACTTGATCTTgtgggcgctggcggggcGCGTTGGCCCCATGCCTGCGTGCCTACCCTTCCGGATCCCGGGGCGCAGTATCGTCAACACGACGACTGGCAACGATCCTCTCCGCAGGATTGTGATTATCGTTGCTGGCGACCGGGCGAGCGAGACCCTCGATTGA
- the ordL_2 gene encoding putative oxidoreductase OrdL, which yields MTHPHLPPPIANLSVWQRTVRSHPLLNAGASDPLPATADVVIVGGGICGAVLAHSLVNGPDKPRVVLLEARELASGASGRNAGHCRPDAARGFTKFAALHGAQEARHILESEADVLARADAFIKHYGVDCEWTLRKTYDACLTPEFKRHTEIAAQGLRNAGGTPAMQALEGATAAAETRTPAPAAFKWDAATVNPAKLTLGVHQIALDESGGRYAVFAWTPVRSVTGSEGAWSVNTPRGAITAPKVVFATNGYTGAVLPELAGLVTPIRAQAHKLSPAPAGAAAFPPLQASYSLRYSPEVFYSVAPRPDGSVVLGASRIGDGPDVAATTEDTVDDAGWHPTIAVRALATFPQIFAAGGWAAPSTAELEAASEAASRGSVGSDTPLDGLGGRGFEYAWTGTIAVTPDAVPFVGGVPGKPGQFAALGYNGHGMARIFLCAPVLATYMRTGEWDPAMPRSFRLTPERVARLRAPAAAETARL from the exons ATGACCCACCCGCACCTCCCACCACCAATAGCCAACCTCTCAGTGTGGCAGCGCACCGTGCGCTCGCACCCGCTCTTGAACGCAGGTGCGAGCGACCCGctgccggcgacggcggacgTTGtgatcgtcggcggcggcatctgcggcgccgtgctggccCACTCGCTCGTCAACGGCCCCGACAAGCCgcgcgtcgtgctcctcgaggcACGCGAGCTGGCCTCCGGTGCAAGCGGGCGCAACGCCGGCCATTGTCGCCcggacgccgcgcgcgggtTCACCAAGTTTGCCGCGCTGCACGGCGCCCAGGAGGCGCGCCACATCCTCGAGTCGGAGGCCGACGTGCTTGCGCG cgccgacgcgtttATCAAGCACTACGGCGTAGACTGCGAGTGGACCCTGCGCAAGACGTACGACGCGTGCTTGACGCCCGAGTTCAAGCGGCACACGGAGATCGCGGCGCAGGGGCTACGCAATGCCGGGGGCACGCCAGCGATGCAAGCGCTCGAAGGCGCCACTGCCGCAGCTGAGACgcgcacgcccgcgcccgcagcGTTCAAGTGGGACGCGGCGACGGTCAACCCCGCCAAGCTCACGTTGGGCGTGCACCAGATCGCGCTCGACGAATCGGGCGGCCGCTACGCCGTGTTCGCCTGGACGCCGGTGCGCTCCGTCACCGGGTCCGAAGGGGCGTGGAGCGTCAACACACCGCGCGGGGCCATCACGGCGCCGAAAGTCGTTTTCGCGACAAACGGGTACACGGGTGCGGTGTTGCCTGAGCTCGCGGGGCTCGTGACGCCCATTCGCGCGCAGGCACACAAGCTCTCTCCTGCGCCGGCTGGCGCAGCGGCCTTCCCGCCACTGCAGGCGAGCTACTCTCTGCGGTATAGCCCGGAAGTGTTCTACTCCGTCGCGCCTCGGCCAgacggcagcgtcgtcctcggcgcgtcgcggatAGGCGACGGGCCGGACGTGGCCGCCACGACAGAGgacacggtcgacgacgcaggcTGGCACCCGACAAttgccgtgcgcgcgctcgccacgTTCCCCCAGATTTTCGCGGCTgggggctgggcggcgccgtctaccgccgagcttgaggccGCGTCCGAGGCTGCGAGCCGCGGGTCCGTCGGGAGCgacacgccgctcgacggcctcggcggccgcgggtTCGAGTACGCCTGGACCGGCACGATTGCCGTCACGCCCGACGCGGTGCCgttcgtcggcggcgtgccgggcAAGCCGGGGCAgttcgccgcgctcggctACAACGGCCACGGGATGGCGCGCATCTTCCTCTGCGCGCCGGTGCTGGCGACATATATGCGTACGGGGGAGTGGGACCCCGCCATGCCCCGCAGCTTTAGGTTGACGCCCGAGCGGGTCGCGCGGCTgcgtgcgccggcggcggcggagacggcACGGTTGTAA